A DNA window from Prosthecobacter debontii contains the following coding sequences:
- the polX gene encoding DNA polymerase/3'-5' exonuclease PolX codes for MTREAAAQILERIALLLELKGENPFKIRAYKTGAEVVESYAGDVMQLAIENKLAGIKGIGDALRDKLHEMATTGKLEFYENLRSEFPESLFELFEVQGLGPKKIAALYTELGVGSIADLKRVCESGEAARLSGFGGKTVVKILESIAFRSEHASEFRVDQVYGLAMDILEALRSHPAVSRAEVCGSFRRGKETVHDLDFLCSTRKPEEVIEYFVKLPMVEKVIAHGGTKASVYAPNGVQCDLRAVSAQEFPYALIYFTGSKEHNVELRQRALDQGWSLNEYAFTPVEGKESRPLPSVHDEAELYRSLGLDFIEPELRENIGEFEAAEKGQLPHLIQLENLRGVFHNHTTASDGMASLREMAEAARDLGMQYLGIADHSKSSFQANGLNETRLLAQIEEIREMNEEFEGHFRLFSGTEVDILKDGSLDFSDEILAQLDYCVASVHNVFNLPEAEMTQRIIRAIENPHVTMLGHVTGRLLLQRPSYAVNIPAIIDAAAETGTIIELNASAWRLDMDWRWWKLAKEKGVKCSINPDAHSTRGLQDVLFGIRSARKGWLTRKDVINCLPLGEVEKVLKKKRPD; via the coding sequence ATGACTCGCGAAGCTGCTGCCCAGATCCTAGAACGAATTGCTCTACTCCTAGAACTCAAAGGCGAAAATCCGTTCAAAATCCGCGCCTACAAAACGGGGGCGGAAGTGGTGGAAAGTTATGCCGGCGATGTCATGCAACTTGCAATAGAAAACAAGTTGGCGGGAATCAAAGGCATCGGAGATGCCCTTCGTGACAAGCTTCATGAGATGGCCACGACCGGAAAACTGGAGTTTTATGAAAACCTACGGTCAGAATTTCCAGAAAGCCTGTTTGAGCTTTTTGAGGTCCAGGGGTTGGGGCCAAAGAAGATCGCTGCCCTTTACACCGAGCTTGGGGTGGGATCGATCGCGGACCTGAAACGTGTCTGTGAAAGTGGCGAAGCGGCACGCCTGAGTGGCTTCGGTGGGAAGACGGTGGTCAAAATCTTGGAGAGCATTGCCTTCCGTAGTGAGCACGCCTCGGAGTTCCGTGTGGACCAAGTGTATGGCCTTGCGATGGATATTCTGGAAGCGCTTCGCTCACACCCGGCGGTGTCTCGCGCGGAGGTGTGTGGCAGTTTCCGACGTGGAAAAGAGACCGTTCATGATCTGGATTTCCTTTGCTCCACACGAAAGCCGGAGGAGGTCATCGAATACTTTGTGAAGCTACCCATGGTGGAGAAGGTCATCGCGCATGGAGGCACGAAAGCCAGCGTCTATGCGCCGAACGGGGTGCAGTGTGATCTGCGCGCGGTCAGTGCCCAGGAGTTCCCTTACGCACTCATTTACTTTACGGGAAGCAAGGAGCATAACGTCGAGCTTCGTCAGCGTGCTCTCGATCAAGGTTGGTCGCTCAATGAGTATGCCTTCACACCCGTGGAGGGGAAGGAGTCTCGTCCACTTCCCTCCGTTCATGATGAAGCTGAACTGTATCGTTCGTTAGGTCTGGATTTCATCGAACCTGAATTGCGTGAAAACATCGGTGAATTCGAAGCGGCCGAGAAAGGTCAACTGCCACATCTCATCCAGCTCGAAAACCTGCGTGGGGTCTTCCACAATCACACCACGGCCAGTGACGGCATGGCCAGCCTGCGGGAGATGGCCGAAGCGGCACGAGATTTAGGCATGCAATACCTGGGGATCGCCGATCATAGCAAGAGCAGCTTCCAAGCGAACGGCCTGAATGAGACGCGTTTGCTGGCCCAGATCGAAGAGATTCGTGAAATGAACGAGGAGTTCGAAGGCCATTTTCGACTCTTCAGTGGCACCGAGGTGGATATTCTCAAAGATGGTTCTTTGGACTTCTCCGATGAGATCCTGGCACAGCTCGACTATTGCGTGGCCAGTGTGCACAACGTCTTCAATCTGCCGGAAGCCGAGATGACCCAACGCATCATCCGTGCGATTGAAAATCCCCATGTCACCATGCTGGGACACGTCACAGGTCGCCTACTCTTGCAGCGTCCATCCTATGCGGTGAATATCCCCGCGATCATTGATGCCGCTGCGGAAACAGGCACCATCATCGAGCTCAATGCCAGCGCTTGGCGCTTGGACATGGACTGGCGCTGGTGGAAGCTGGCGAAGGAAAAAGGTGTTAAATGCAGCATCAATCCCGATGCCCACAGCACCCGAGGCCTGCAGGATGTTTTGTTCGGCATTCGTTCCGCCCGCAAAGGCTGGCTGACGCGCAAGGATGTGATCAACTGCCTGCCTCTGGGTGAAGTGGAGAAGGTCTTGAAGAAGAAACGGCCTGACTGA
- a CDS encoding phosphoglycerate dehydrogenase, producing the protein MRVLLTTTSYQDTPGDHHALLESQGFEIHRERGPLPESKMLELAGQFDAFLCGDDEITTAVLDKALPRLKVISKYGIGLDKINVEECTARKLPVLFTPGVNHTTVAEHTFCLLLALVRNLVDSANAVREGQWKRVTGNEIWNKKIGIVGLGRIGQEVAKRAIAFGMEVHGMDIYWPEAFAKENKVTRHENIESLISTVDVLSLHANLSESTKHLVRADRIALAKPSLLVVNTSRAELVNMPDMIAALNEGKVGGYATDVLDEEPPPADHPLLKHPKALITPHIGSRTYESVPRQAMRATLNLVNFLKGEKDVIQANKF; encoded by the coding sequence ATGCGCGTATTGCTTACCACCACCAGCTATCAAGACACCCCAGGAGATCATCATGCCCTGTTAGAATCCCAAGGATTCGAGATTCATCGTGAACGCGGTCCTTTGCCAGAGAGCAAGATGTTGGAGTTGGCGGGGCAGTTTGACGCTTTTCTGTGCGGTGACGATGAAATCACGACGGCGGTTTTGGACAAGGCCCTGCCGCGCCTGAAGGTTATCAGCAAATACGGGATTGGTCTGGATAAGATCAATGTGGAGGAATGTACCGCACGCAAGTTACCCGTGCTTTTCACTCCTGGTGTCAATCACACCACCGTGGCTGAGCATACCTTCTGTTTGCTGCTGGCTCTCGTGCGTAACCTTGTGGATAGCGCCAATGCTGTCAGGGAAGGGCAGTGGAAGCGCGTGACGGGTAATGAGATCTGGAACAAAAAGATCGGTATCGTCGGCCTGGGCCGTATCGGTCAGGAAGTGGCGAAGCGTGCGATTGCCTTTGGTATGGAAGTGCACGGTATGGACATCTATTGGCCCGAGGCCTTCGCGAAGGAAAACAAGGTGACTCGTCACGAGAACATCGAGAGCCTGATCTCCACCGTGGATGTGCTGAGCCTTCACGCTAACCTGAGCGAAAGCACCAAGCACCTCGTCCGGGCTGATCGCATCGCTTTGGCCAAGCCGAGCCTTCTGGTCGTGAATACGTCCCGTGCAGAATTGGTTAATATGCCGGACATGATCGCGGCTCTGAATGAAGGCAAGGTCGGTGGTTATGCCACAGACGTTTTAGACGAGGAACCACCGCCCGCAGATCATCCTCTGCTGAAGCATCCCAAAGCCCTGATCACACCGCACATCGGCTCACGCACCTATGAGAGCGTGCCTCGTCAGGCCATGCGGGCGACCCTGAATCTGGTGAACTTCCTCAAAGGCGAGAAGGATGTGATCCAAGCGAACAAGTTCTAG
- a CDS encoding L,D-transpeptidase, with amino-acid sequence MHSIASLPNSRFAQPAIVRLGLALVGGAMLCQCTSTPKSEVVVSVKDQRMGLYHEGVLQKQYVISTSKFGLGDKPNSYCTPTGKHEIIAKIGHGLPTGAVLKSRHWNGEVLKPNAPGRDPIVSRILWLRGLESNNRNAMRRFIYIHGTTEEFRLGQPASYGCIRMGMKDVVDVFNDVNIGAKVVITKDHLPGGKKAHTAEPEVAPAPAPVSPAAAPAIVPVETPVLAAKQGKATSPSQAAQPSPVMPATPAAPKAKKSFFSFISWGKSEPEQPVAASAATPVPPAAAQPQSSIKVVTATPKPSKRDAVGPEVPEAMRPQLTEEQPVEKVSTYNRFSRLLGFNTHS; translated from the coding sequence ATGCACTCTATCGCTTCTCTCCCGAATTCTCGCTTCGCTCAGCCGGCCATCGTCAGGCTGGGGCTTGCACTTGTGGGCGGAGCAATGCTTTGCCAATGCACCTCCACACCTAAATCCGAAGTGGTGGTGAGCGTCAAAGATCAGCGCATGGGCCTCTACCATGAGGGTGTGTTGCAAAAGCAATATGTCATCTCCACCTCCAAGTTCGGTCTGGGTGACAAGCCTAACAGCTATTGCACACCGACTGGCAAGCATGAGATCATCGCCAAGATTGGCCACGGTCTCCCCACAGGCGCTGTTCTCAAAAGCCGCCACTGGAATGGCGAAGTTCTCAAGCCGAATGCCCCGGGCCGCGATCCCATCGTGTCTCGCATTCTCTGGCTGCGTGGTTTGGAGAGCAATAACCGCAATGCCATGCGCCGCTTCATTTACATCCATGGCACCACCGAGGAATTTCGCTTGGGCCAGCCAGCCAGCTATGGCTGCATCCGTATGGGCATGAAGGATGTGGTGGACGTCTTTAACGATGTGAACATCGGCGCCAAGGTGGTGATCACCAAAGATCACCTCCCTGGAGGAAAGAAAGCCCATACTGCCGAACCTGAAGTGGCACCTGCACCAGCGCCCGTCAGCCCAGCGGCTGCCCCCGCGATTGTGCCTGTTGAAACACCTGTCTTGGCTGCTAAACAGGGCAAAGCGACATCGCCATCCCAAGCTGCTCAGCCAAGCCCCGTGATGCCAGCCACCCCAGCGGCACCTAAGGCGAAAAAATCTTTCTTCTCCTTCATCTCTTGGGGCAAGTCTGAGCCAGAACAACCCGTGGCCGCTTCCGCTGCAACTCCTGTTCCACCCGCCGCAGCCCAGCCGCAATCATCCATCAAGGTGGTGACTGCGACGCCAAAGCCAAGCAAGAGAGATGCTGTCGGTCCCGAAGTGCCTGAGGCGATGCGACCTCAACTGACTGAGGAACAGCCCGTTGAAAAAGTCTCGACCTACAATCGGTTCAGCCGCCTTCTGGGTTTCAACACCCACAGTTGA
- the thiD gene encoding bifunctional hydroxymethylpyrimidine kinase/phosphomethylpyrimidine kinase, giving the protein MLPPPILTIAGSDSSCGAGVQADLKAISALGCYALNALTSVVSETPGRVSKVCLLDADLVADQIRVLLDAFPIAAAKTGMLGGRSQVEAVVQVWKERSLSQLPLVVDPVMVATGGGKLLEDDAIEVVKTQLLPLATLITPNMDEAAVLWDRPVTTRQEMAACAQDLAAAFGTAVLVKGGHLIGAAADVLYMAGEKLHWFESERTVGVQTHGTGCTYSASIATGLGLGMDLPQAIDRAKRYVSAAISDYFAWKGSAGTVHALNHLTNSAL; this is encoded by the coding sequence ATGCTGCCTCCCCCTATCCTTACCATTGCCGGTTCTGACTCGTCTTGCGGTGCTGGGGTGCAAGCTGACTTGAAGGCGATATCTGCCCTGGGATGCTATGCTTTGAATGCTCTGACCAGCGTGGTTTCTGAGACTCCAGGACGAGTTTCTAAAGTTTGTTTGCTGGATGCCGACCTTGTGGCGGATCAGATTCGGGTGCTTTTGGATGCATTTCCCATCGCAGCTGCCAAGACGGGAATGCTGGGAGGACGCTCGCAGGTGGAGGCCGTTGTTCAGGTCTGGAAGGAGCGGTCACTGTCCCAACTACCTCTAGTGGTGGACCCAGTCATGGTCGCCACGGGTGGAGGAAAACTGCTGGAGGATGACGCCATTGAAGTGGTGAAGACTCAGCTTCTTCCTTTGGCGACTTTGATCACGCCCAATATGGATGAGGCGGCTGTGCTCTGGGATCGGCCTGTCACTACGCGGCAGGAGATGGCCGCTTGTGCTCAGGATCTGGCGGCAGCTTTTGGCACGGCGGTTTTGGTGAAAGGCGGGCATCTTATCGGTGCCGCAGCCGATGTCCTGTACATGGCAGGAGAGAAGCTGCATTGGTTTGAAAGTGAGCGCACTGTGGGGGTGCAGACGCACGGCACTGGCTGCACCTACTCTGCAAGTATCGCGACAGGTTTGGGTTTGGGAATGGATCTGCCGCAAGCCATTGATCGAGCGAAACGTTATGTCAGTGCCGCCATCTCAGATTATTTTGCATGGAAAGGCTCTGCTGGCACAGTCCATGCCCTCAATCACCTCACGAATAGCGCCTTATGA
- a CDS encoding ApaG domain-containing protein — protein sequence MNVRFEHLTGLSVTVDEVQYDPTRPAPPDRPHPFVYHVSIHNDSQETVNIFGRKWIVRDTDGDTLVVEGDGVVGQFPKLEPGQTFSYNSYHVIKAESTATGSFFGTTGQGRPICARIPRFEMHPPMMA from the coding sequence ATGAACGTGCGTTTTGAGCATCTTACCGGTCTGTCCGTCACCGTGGACGAGGTCCAGTATGATCCAACGCGTCCAGCCCCACCGGATCGCCCGCACCCGTTCGTTTACCACGTCTCCATCCACAACGATTCCCAGGAGACGGTGAACATCTTTGGCCGCAAGTGGATCGTCCGAGATACCGATGGAGATACCCTCGTCGTGGAGGGAGATGGAGTGGTCGGTCAGTTCCCCAAGCTGGAACCCGGTCAAACCTTCAGCTACAACTCCTACCACGTAATCAAAGCGGAAAGCACCGCCACGGGGTCCTTCTTCGGCACCACGGGCCAAGGCCGGCCCATCTGTGCGCGGATCCCACGATTCGAGATGCATCCGCCCATGATGGCGTGA
- a CDS encoding S41 family peptidase, whose translation MKTLMAWSLLAGIALADGESPSKVEGVSQSAVQSAFQILRSEYIRSGDLTFDELNRAAFQGLLERLDLGAELVSKVDAERPLTRHGVLAEMLTEQIAYLRPLGFAEDEPHRMKKLLTQYVAEKIPYLILDLRSAASPGTFETAAAMLDLFIPRGQLMFKLKQVGRDDPQLFIASHEPVWTKPLVVLVDGETCNLGETVAAVLQDRKQALLIGSKTRGATVRYETLPLDDQWKLRFARAEMLLEGDRSLFKKGISPDFPLDLAPAIKRQIFDGAGAVKDALFDHGRQRYNEAALIARKNPEIDSYIRRSSGEVLEDDRPAIRDTVLQRAVDMLNARTHLQETRLKWPAGKSRTGNSSAPTIKKAEPVTPP comes from the coding sequence ATGAAAACCCTCATGGCATGGTCTTTGTTGGCCGGAATCGCCTTGGCGGATGGTGAGTCTCCTTCCAAAGTGGAAGGGGTTTCTCAGTCAGCAGTGCAGTCAGCGTTTCAGATTCTTCGCAGCGAATACATTCGCAGTGGAGATTTGACCTTCGATGAATTGAACCGGGCGGCGTTTCAGGGTTTACTTGAGCGGCTGGATCTCGGGGCTGAACTGGTGAGCAAGGTGGATGCTGAGCGGCCCCTGACACGGCATGGAGTTTTGGCCGAGATGCTGACGGAGCAGATCGCTTACCTGAGGCCATTGGGCTTTGCCGAGGATGAGCCTCATCGGATGAAGAAACTGCTCACTCAGTATGTTGCCGAGAAGATCCCTTATCTGATATTGGACCTGCGCAGCGCGGCCTCTCCCGGGACTTTTGAGACGGCTGCTGCCATGCTGGATCTCTTCATTCCTCGTGGGCAACTGATGTTCAAGCTCAAGCAAGTCGGGCGAGATGATCCTCAGCTTTTCATTGCCAGCCATGAACCGGTGTGGACGAAGCCCTTGGTGGTCCTGGTGGATGGAGAAACCTGTAACCTCGGGGAAACCGTGGCTGCGGTTCTCCAAGATCGCAAGCAAGCCCTCTTGATCGGCAGTAAAACACGAGGGGCGACGGTTCGATACGAGACATTACCCCTGGATGACCAGTGGAAGCTGCGTTTTGCCCGTGCGGAGATGTTATTGGAGGGAGACCGCTCCTTGTTTAAGAAGGGGATCAGCCCCGATTTTCCCCTGGACCTAGCACCTGCCATCAAGCGGCAGATTTTTGATGGAGCTGGTGCGGTCAAGGACGCGCTTTTTGACCATGGGAGGCAGCGCTACAATGAGGCGGCTCTGATCGCGAGGAAGAACCCCGAAATCGACTCCTACATCCGCCGCAGTTCCGGGGAAGTGCTCGAAGATGATCGCCCAGCGATCCGCGACACCGTTCTTCAACGTGCCGTGGATATGCTGAACGCCCGCACCCATTTGCAGGAGACTCGGCTCAAATGGCCGGCAGGCAAATCACGGACTGGAAATTCATCGGCACCTACGATTAAAAAAGCCGAACCTGTGACTCCCCCATGA
- a CDS encoding polyribonucleotide nucleotidyltransferase: MAIQKVSTPCGSGVIEIETGKYAHLADGAVTVRLGDTIVIVTAVSATKVKDGQDFFPLTVEYKEKASAAGKFPGGYFKREGRPTEKEILTARMTDRPLRPLFPKGYYYDTQVITLLLSADGENDSDILSINGASAALCISDIPFAGPIGAVRVGRVNGQFVVNPTHSQREYSDLDLVYVGNKTDVIMIEGAANELPEDQFIAALRFAQESIQGIVKAQEELAALAGKPKRVVPLMLVKDELLEVAYEIAGDRIEGALYQPSKVARGKAVGALKDEVETAIKSRYPEATAFEISQAFDYLQKKAFRISILDKLNRCDGRGIDQIRQLSGEASVLPRTHGSAIFSRGETQALAIATLAPADEAQEMDTYAGGPDTKRFILHYNFPPFSVGETGRFGGQNRREIGHGALAERSIEPVIPPKEKFPYAIRVSSEVMSSNGSTSMASVCSGVMALLDAGVPLIRPVAGISVGLVTEFDANDQMKRYLTMMDILGSEDHFGDMDFKLCGTTEGVTGYQLDLKLPGIPLSILEEAIAKAKNGRTEVLGAMAAAIAEVRPLSPHAPRIEILKINPDKIGELIGPGGKNIKGIQAESGAEISIEDDGTIYVYATRKEGLERAIEMISGVSQEIEPGKIYTGKIVSTTNFGAFMNLGGKKDGLIHISELADFRVNKVEDVVKVGDIVTAKCLGIDEKGRVKMSRKAAMKEKDAAAKAEGEAEEAPAPVEA; the protein is encoded by the coding sequence ATGGCCATCCAAAAAGTAAGCACTCCCTGCGGTTCAGGGGTCATTGAAATCGAAACTGGCAAATATGCCCACCTTGCCGACGGTGCTGTCACCGTCCGCCTTGGTGATACCATCGTCATCGTCACTGCTGTCTCCGCCACGAAAGTGAAAGACGGCCAAGACTTCTTCCCGCTCACGGTTGAATACAAAGAAAAAGCCTCCGCAGCCGGTAAGTTCCCTGGTGGTTACTTCAAGCGCGAGGGCCGCCCAACGGAAAAGGAAATCCTCACCGCTCGTATGACGGACCGCCCTCTGCGTCCGCTCTTCCCGAAAGGCTACTACTACGACACCCAGGTGATCACCTTGTTGTTGAGCGCCGATGGCGAAAATGACTCCGATATCCTGAGCATCAACGGAGCTTCTGCTGCTCTTTGCATCTCGGACATTCCTTTTGCAGGCCCGATCGGTGCTGTGCGTGTGGGACGCGTCAATGGCCAGTTTGTGGTGAACCCCACTCACAGCCAGCGTGAATACAGCGACCTCGACCTCGTGTATGTTGGTAACAAGACCGACGTGATCATGATCGAAGGTGCTGCCAACGAGTTGCCTGAAGATCAATTCATCGCTGCCCTTCGCTTCGCTCAGGAAAGCATCCAGGGGATCGTGAAGGCCCAGGAAGAACTCGCCGCTCTGGCTGGTAAGCCAAAGCGTGTGGTGCCTCTCATGCTGGTGAAAGATGAGCTGCTCGAAGTCGCCTACGAAATCGCTGGTGACCGCATCGAAGGCGCTCTCTATCAGCCAAGCAAGGTCGCCCGTGGCAAAGCCGTCGGCGCGCTTAAAGACGAAGTCGAAACCGCCATCAAGTCTCGTTACCCAGAAGCGACTGCTTTTGAAATCAGCCAGGCCTTTGACTACCTCCAGAAGAAAGCTTTCCGCATTTCCATCCTGGATAAACTCAACCGTTGCGACGGTCGTGGCATTGATCAGATCCGCCAGCTCTCCGGCGAAGCTTCCGTGCTGCCTCGCACTCACGGTTCTGCTATCTTCTCCCGCGGTGAAACCCAGGCTCTGGCCATTGCCACACTGGCTCCAGCCGATGAAGCTCAGGAAATGGACACCTACGCCGGTGGTCCAGATACGAAGCGCTTCATTCTTCACTACAACTTCCCTCCGTTCTCCGTCGGTGAGACGGGCCGTTTCGGTGGTCAGAACCGTCGTGAAATCGGTCACGGTGCCTTGGCTGAGCGCTCCATTGAGCCCGTCATTCCACCGAAGGAAAAGTTCCCTTACGCCATCCGCGTGAGCAGCGAGGTGATGAGCTCCAACGGCTCCACTTCCATGGCCTCCGTTTGCTCTGGTGTCATGGCCCTTCTGGACGCGGGTGTTCCCCTCATCCGCCCTGTGGCTGGTATCTCCGTCGGTCTCGTGACCGAGTTCGATGCCAATGATCAGATGAAGCGTTACCTCACCATGATGGACATCCTCGGCTCTGAGGACCACTTCGGTGACATGGACTTCAAACTCTGCGGCACGACCGAAGGTGTGACTGGTTATCAGCTTGACCTTAAGCTTCCTGGTATCCCTCTGAGCATCCTGGAAGAAGCCATCGCGAAAGCCAAGAATGGCCGCACGGAAGTGCTTGGCGCTATGGCAGCTGCGATCGCTGAAGTCCGTCCGCTGAGCCCACACGCTCCTCGCATTGAGATCCTGAAAATCAACCCAGACAAGATCGGTGAACTCATCGGTCCTGGCGGCAAGAACATCAAGGGCATCCAGGCTGAGTCTGGCGCTGAGATCAGCATCGAAGACGACGGCACCATCTATGTTTATGCGACCCGCAAGGAAGGTCTGGAGCGCGCGATCGAGATGATCAGCGGCGTGTCCCAAGAGATCGAACCCGGCAAGATCTACACCGGCAAGATCGTCAGCACGACGAACTTCGGTGCGTTCATGAATCTGGGTGGCAAGAAGGACGGTCTGATCCACATTAGCGAACTGGCCGACTTCCGTGTCAACAAGGTCGAAGACGTCGTCAAGGTAGGTGACATCGTCACCGCCAAATGCCTGGGCATTGACGAAAAAGGCCGCGTGAAGATGAGCCGCAAGGCCGCCATGAAGGAGAAAGACGCTGCAGCTAAGGCTGAAGGCGAGGCCGAAGAGGCTCCTGCTCCTGTGGAAGCTTAA